The Mastacembelus armatus chromosome 13, fMasArm1.2, whole genome shotgun sequence DNA segment ctttcacctgcgcaacatttccaaaattaggaatatcctgtctcaaaatgatgcagaaaaactagtccatgcatttgtttcctcaaggctagattactgtaactcattactatctggatgtcctaatatcttaataaaaagcctccaattaatccagaatgccgcagccagagtcctgacaggaactagcaagagagatcatatttctcctatattggcttctcttcattggctccctgtaaaatatagaatagaatttaaaatccttcttctcacatacaaatcccttcatgatcaagctccttcataccttaaagacctcatagtaccatattatcccaatagaccacttcgctctcagagtgcaggcctacttgtggttcccagagttctcaaaagcagaatgggaggcagagcctttagctatcaagctcctctcctgtggaaccagctctcagcctgggttcaggaggcagacactctctgtacttttaaggctagacttaaaaccttcctctttgacaaagcatatagttagggctggcttcaggcaaccctgaaccatcccttagttagttatgctgctataggcctagactgcccgaggaccatcggtgcactgagctcccctaccctaaccccccccttctctcccacctcatgtatattccaccattgaatgttactaaccttgtgctctctctctcccctagtttgtgctctctccctccctctctctctctctctctctctctctgtaccttctgcaggtgtccctggtcctggagctgtttatcgctgatgtgcagttactggccccaccaacttgcagtgtctatttgttgtttattgttgctgttcttttctctctgctctatccactcaccccaaccggtcgaggcagatggccgcccaaactgagcccggttctgctggaggtttttttcttccgttaaagggagttttttcctctccactgtcgccaagtgcttgctcataagggaattgttgggtttttagttttagtttttgtaaagtgccttgagatgatttgtattgtgatttggcgctatacaaataaaattgaattgaattgaattgaattgagtgtGCGAGAACAGGGAGAAAATCGTAGCGCGTCCTAATCATGCCGCATGTGTCGCACACCCATATCTGGTGTGGCAGAATGACTGTGTACCATGGTTTCAGGAGTTGTTTTTCATGCAGTGGGCAGACTGGTATGGGCTGCAACATGTGTTTGCCGAGATCGACGAAGCAATCAAGGAGGAAAAGGGCGTCACAGATCTTGAAGGGGTTAGGAAATGCTTGTTTTATGATAACATGGAAAATGCTGGGGAAATGTGTCACTCAGCTGCTGTGCAAATGGCGACTCAGAACCTGTGAGACAAGACAGTAAGTTTCTGCATCCTTATGCCTGTGCGAAGTATGATAgttaggagtgtgtgtgtgtgtgtgtgtgtgtttaactgtgtttCTTATATTTCTAAATAGAGAATGGCGGTCCCCTGTCTCTGGCGGAATTGTCTCGGGGCATTTACCCATCAGCATCGCCACAAACCGGAGAGCAGTCAGTGGTCTTTGTGAAGACGATGGAATTGGCCGTGGAGCACCTGCTGTGCAAGGCGCTTGCTCAATTTTGGGTTGACAGGGAGAAATGGTGCCAAGCGTGTTCAGTGGACTGTTTGTCCCAGGAAAATCACGAGTGTCTTTGGGGGTTCCCTGCCGACTTCCTGGTGCATTGTTTTGACCTCGTTCTGTAGAAACTCTGGACAGACGGTCCAGAGACCGGCTCTCTCAGCATTCCTGCGCAAGAGCGGCATAGTTGCTGACAATTCACGGATCAcaggggctgctgaagttattctACAAAAGCTGAAGACTTCAGAAAAATGCATCAACATCGAGCCACTCCGGGGTTTCAAGAATTTTGCAGAAATTGAAAGTCTGGCAGTTCTTGTGGACACATGGACAGCAGGACTTAACTATGTCTAGTTGGTGGGAGGGTTTTGACAAAGACTGTCTTCCCGCTATTAGAAGGCCCACTTACAATCATTGTAAAAGGATGCATTAGACGCCCATCAAactcagaatcagaatcagaatcagaatcagaatgagctttattgccaagtgagtgtgcacacacacacacataaggaaTGTGTTTTGGTACGGGGGGGgtgtactccagtgcaaacagacataaatacaaatgctacaaagggtcaaacagtaaacataaatgctacagaaatgctacaaaaaactaaaagactaagagaaaaatgcacagataacctgagaaacaggatgaaaggggaactaattggtgtgcaaagagcaagaaggtgcaagtgtcatagtgcaggtggtggaagggaatggtggagagctacgagtttaagagttggatggcctgagggaagaagcttcctttgtgccgggctgtcttgatgtttggagctctgaagcgccggccagacggtaagagctggaagaggtggtgactcgggtgggtggcatccagagtgattttccgagctctttttctcactctggaggtgaacaggacttggagggtgggtagggtaacaccgatgatcttctcagcggtccggactgtcctctgaagtcttcggatgtctgatttagaggcagaactaaaccagacagtgatggaggagcacaggaccgactcgatgaccgctgagtagaactgggtcagcagcgtctgtggaaggttgaacttcttcagctggcgcaggaagtacaacctctgctgggccttcttcgtgatggagtcgatgtggaagttccacttcaggtcctgagagatggtggtgcccaggaacctgaatgactccactagtgccacagtgctgttcataatggtgagaggggggtgggtgggggcatttctcctgaagtccacaaccatctccactgttttgagcgtgtttagctccaagttgttgtgactgcaccagcgagccagctgctccacctcctgtctgtatgcagactcttcaccgtcctggatgagaccaatgacagtggtgtcatctgcaaacttcaggagtttcacagaggagtcacaggaggtgcagtcgtttgtgtagagggagaagagcagtggggagagaacacacccctggggggcgccggtgctggtgatgcgggagccagaagtaaatttccccatcctcactagctgttgcctatccgtcaggaagcttgtaatccactgacaggtggagtcaggaacagagagctgggagagtttattctggaggagtgatgggatgatggtgttgaatgctgagctgaagtccacaaacagaatccttacataagtccctggtttgtccagatgttgcaggatgtagtgcagccccatattgactgcatcatccacggaccgattggatcggtaggcaaactgcagggggtccaggaagggtccagtgacgttcttcagatgggccaacaccagtctttcaaaggacttcatgaccacggatgtcagagccactggtctgtagtcgttgagtcctgtgatttttggcttcttggggatgggaatgatggtggagcgtttgaagcatgcagggacttcacacagctccagtgatctgttgaagatcagagagaagatgggagccagctggtcagcacaggttctgaggcatgatggtgaaaccccatctggtcctggtgctttccttctcttctgcttcctgaagagccgacacacatcgtccacactggtctgaagtatcagagcgggggagagggggttgatggatggaggtgttaatggttgctctggaggacaatcagagcgggtggggggtgattcaaatctgcaataaaactcattcagatcgttcaccagcgtttgattgcctattgaggaggaggatggagtcctatagttggttattgtcctcaggcctctccacactgaagcagagtcgttagctgtaaactggttttccagctttttggagtagctcctcttagctgctctgatctccttattcagtgtgttcctggcctgattatacaagacccgatcaccacttctgtaggcatctcctttggctttacgaagctgtctgagttttccagagaaccatggtttgtcgttgttgtatgttaagaaggtccgggtgggaatgcacatgtcctcacagaaactgatgtaagatgtaacagagtccgtgagttcatccaggtttgtggcagcagcttgaaaaacactccagtcagtgcattcaaagcaggcctgtagctcctgctctgtttccctggtccatctcttgacagttctcactacaggcttagcagatttaagcttttgcctgtatgttggtatgaggtggaccagacagtggtcagagagtcctaaagctgctctggggacggcgtgatatgcatcctttattgtggtgtagcagtggtccagagtattcccctctctggtggggcacttgatgtgctgcctgaattttggcagttcgtggctcaagtgtgctttattaaagtctccgaggatgataaaaacagagtccgggtgttgctgctccgtgtttgcgatctcctcagccagctgatgcagcgcgtcgcacacgcgcgcttgcgggggaatgtaaacactgaccagaacgcacgaggaaaactcccgcggtgagtagaagggtttacagttaatgaaaagtgcttccaggtcaggacagcagatcttcttcaacactgttgcatctgtacaccaactctcattgatgtaaaagcatgtcccaccaccgcgcgatttccccgttgcgtctgagttgcggtccgctctgatcagctggaatccgggcagatggagcgcgctgtccggtatggctccattaagccaggtctccgtgaaacacagagcagcagagttcgaaaagtccttgtttatccggataagcaggtgtatttcgtccatcttgttgggtagcgagcggagattcgccaggtgtatgctgggcagcgctgtcctgaggccacgctgacgaagtttcaccagcgcaccagcgcgcttcccgcgtttgcgctttctgagaagcgcagctgctccgccagctaaaacgctccacaaaacgtccgaatgtgcaaaaattggaggaaaaatatcctgggagtgctgccgaatgcttagcagttcagcccgagtgaaacttaataagttacagaaacaaagtgcaggacaaactagcaaaaataacaaaacaactggagagctccagactCCAAtttagtatccataaggcaatgttctgtagtcaggcaggaccctgcgtttgttgtagacaACGCAAACCTTCTTCACAACACTGGCATTCTGTAAATGAAACTTTCTTttatcacgtctgatggtgtcagtctctgtgatgatgtgcctatctgattgctgatcagccacaaatgatttaacaagccccactagagactcctgagtcacaaTTGCCGCATTAGGTGAATTCAGagttacccctttacatttcacgtttcttccctctctgcatgtGGTAGGCATAGCATTTGAGgccacctgagacaaactctgtgatgaaatcatcctccCCGCCCTCATCACACAACTCATCTGTCAAGTCCCCTAGGTACGGTCCTAGAGCCGGCATCCAAGACAGTGCATTTGACAAgcccaaaataattttcaatgctgtcaaaatttcCTACAATTTTTTCAGGATGGCCAAtcggataatctttcttagcctgcacaATAGGATACAGGCTTGTGAAATCAAAATAatgcactttttctccctctgcacactctgtcacatgcaagagcttcatTGCATTTGACCTACAGCGGTGATAATAGCCACTGTACAGACACATCTGCCTTATTCCAGGTACATCCCATCATATGTGAGAGCCAGAGTGTCCcgaggcaggaagagcttcttaaaaacacccatacaacttgatgccagagtcgtgaacgcaaaagggtcagtgttacgccccagcctaggggttaccGGAGCGTAAAACGATGTCGAGTTtttctccaaacctcttccgctctcaacaaacacgaacgaatgaactacaattaacaagaatatttattctgtcaaaacacagaatacaatacagaatgttcaaaacaaacaaaacgctccaTGAGCCCTACAATGTTACACGaacaatggaaaacaaacacaaacgctaaagatagccctactcaaacaaaaacgctctgtgagccctacgatatcaaacaaacgaaaatcaataacagaaacgctacaatagccctacgatctcaatcaaaagaaacaacacaaaatcacaggtcgctagcctggaaactcctaaaacaaacaggagaaaacaaaacacaaacgtagcctaagaGTCTAAATatctaatctaaacaacgaaaaACTACTATTACCACTAAacctacaaaacgaaacaaaacctaatctctaactaactaatttacgAAAACGAAGTCgttatcaaaatagctgggaatggcaaaggtgggagaaaagctctcctgagcagcagtccgtgcttcttatcgttcttccgggaagtgttgggccaatcccggaagtccaatccacggcttcgagtccacgcccactccagcatctgacacacacacacacacacacacatacacacacacgaaatggggaggggagagccaacaacacaccaaccacacacataatgacccctagggtcataacatcagtctctgtacactgcatgaacgCTGAGCGATAAATACTGCATGCCTGTCGCAATACTTCCACATAATTTCGACAATAATGAGCTaactcagcctgcattttaataGGCTTGTTTTTAACTtcattataccactgcatgaatttcacctgctcactctggggAATCTTGTCATACCCATAGTAGTCTGGGGAGGGGTAGGGTCCTtcttaaaattcattttcaacagtgttgaatttatgAGGAAAAGTAGCCTTTGGACATACCATGAAAGCCTAAGGCGGCTAGTGTTTTAGCCAGGCTCATAGGCAGAGAGCTGTACCAATCGATCCAGCGGCAGAGGCTGTATGTACTGATGTACCATGCCTCCTCTAAGCGCCCCACAGTGTCTGCACCGGGGGGCTGAACATCTGTGTTTACCACTCTGTTTACAAgtcctgtaaatttttccacactgctcacaatatttaacattaGCACCAGGAATCATATGGTGTTTAGGGTCAGGCAGTTTGTGATTCTGGAAACACTGCATagatttacaaatgcgcttgcacAAGTCACATTTGACTGTGGGACCAGGATGCTGCTCGcacattacacctgtgtatgCAATTATGTAGCAAGAGTGTCTCATAGGTGTTGTAACAAAATTCACAGGCATAtgagccaccaaaaaaaccCTTAGGGTTtgttatcaggtaatagtgctctGCATGTAGATAGAGCCAGATGGTGCAGGGATCCGTGCGTTTGGAAGCAGATCGGCTGTTTTCTGCCACCACCACTATGATGAAAAATTATTAtgtttgcatctatttccctctcaaatctagtgatatcactaaaacccacctgctgtgtgGGGCAAAAACCTACAGATTCTTGTAGTTCTTTAGccctgtgtaatatttccagagcccgCTCCCTAACAAGCGTAGGAATCTGTTCAGGATTGGTATCAATGTCAACATCTCTGAAATGAATAGGCTGTCTCAGCTCTATACCATCAAATGCTGGAATATCTCTGACTGTAATTAAACCTGCCCCATGCTGGAGAGCGCTAGGGCTGGAGGGATTGTTATCTGTAAACCCACCAGCCAGAGGAGGGTttgaatcagcatcagcactTCCAACAACATCATCACGCAGCATACAATGATCATATACATCCTCAGCAGGTAAACAGGGTCTGTTGCCCCGTGGAAGAAGGTTGATTCTTCGCTTGAGCTGTACAAGGCGGGTGTTTTCAGACCATCTGTTGAAATCGGCAGTACTTGGTGCATTGAGATATTCAGAGTTTGGTGGAGGATGAGTGTTCAACATTTTCATGAATTGAGCTTTTTTTGCACACATCTCaacagcccagcgtgagaattcAGCATGTGACATTGTATTCCCGAATGTGTCATTAGCAACAGAGCTGGTATTTTGGTTGTCAtaccctgccatttttgtctagagaggtggaaagtagattttgtgtttctgttacgTAGTCGGTTAACTCTGCAACTGTGTGCGAAACGTACGCTTCTAGACGTCTGTGTGATGTGACAAACTGTTTCACCCCACTGCGTCACAGAGATTTGACAATAGTTCAGCAGCGTTCTGATTTACAAGGAATGTGTTATCACCACTAGGCTGTCTAGCAACATCCGATGCACCAGCAGGTGTCACAGCTACAGAACCAATATCTAGGACTGACACACCACTAATCTCTGAAGCTGCAGAATAACAGTCATCActgtctgagtctgagtcaCTGTCTGAGTCACTGTCTGAGTCACTGTCTGAGTCACTGTCTGAGTCACTGTCTGAGTCACTGTCTGAGTCTGAAGAAGTCTCAGAGTCGCTCGTGTATGCACTACTACCTAGTAATTTAAGCATAGACAAGTGTTTGCCACACTTCCGGACCagatcaacaggaggaggaggagtgacaCATGACGTATGCAGCAGCGACCTCTCACACGCTACCTCAGTGTGGACCCCTGACTGGAAAACAAATCGCCAAAGTTTATGTtaggaaaacatacagccacatcaccttgagttGAAACAGTGGATTCCTCCCGATCGCACTGAGCTgaatcagctgcagcagattcCTCCTGAGCACACTGTGTCGATACTGCGGTATTCTCCTGATCACGCGGAAACTGCAGCTCCTGCTGCTGGTCCAGGAAGTGTGTTGCGGCTGCAGTCTCTGCAGCCCACTCTGCAGCCCACAGGTCGATCTCCTCAGCGGCTAGCGGTGTCGCTTCAACACCAATAGCGGtattcttcttctgctcctcctccttcttccttGCACCTCTTGGAGTCCTGTACGCAGGATcatcatctagatataaacacagacaaaccggttttaaaagtatttaaatatGGTTATGAACAaccagtttatttaaatgtgaggaGGTGCATTTTTATCAATTTCCCACCATCGCTATCGTAATCACAGAATCGTATGCGCGGAGTTATCACACGCACCTGACGGAGATTCGCCAGTCTGGGgccctcttcctccctcagcAGACCGTCGGGGATTGCCGGGCGTACCGACCCGCTGGGGCTTTCTCATGGCCGCCCGCTCACTGAGCCTATATTACCAGATTGTACAAAAGATAATCGGCTACACCCCACCGATAAAACAATACTTCATCTTTTTTAATATGAACCTACCGCCATatgcatactcaccctgactttTATTTCGGCTAAAATTGTtcgctctctgcgtctctttaaagacagacggccTCTTCGCGGCCCTGCAGGATTTTCTGCAAAGCACACCAACGATTTGTAAAAATCAGGAGTTCCTGTTAGCATTAAGCAATGGCCCTACTTTAAGCGCAAATACATACTAGAATAACTCTtacctttatcacgcaggtatTCTGTGTTCCGGTTATCCAATTCAGTGCGGCCCCCAGCGCTGGATCCTGTTGAGCGATCCGTTTTTCATTAGATCCACTTCTGTAACAGTCaccccccaaaataaaatactgtataaaaaacattataaaagcaTACCTTCATATCTCCAGCAACCGACTGGGGCTGAGAATCCTTATCCACCAATGAATCGGCTGCGCTACCTGATGGAGTCAGTATTTTGAAATACAACGTTTTCAATGTAGACGATCTCGTATTCTCAATTAAACCGATGAACAAAGGACACACGTACCTGAAGGAAAGACCAGCATGATTTTTCCCACAGTTTCACTAATAAACACGCGGTAGAAAAGGCCAGCTTGCGCTTAAAGCAGGTATTTAAACACCCCCCTGACCGGACGACACGTGATACATGCAGACGTAACGGTATTCATGTCAGCACGCCGCATCCCACAAACAACGTCACATGCAATAGGAAATAGCGCAGCCCAGTGGGAGAAGAGCGTGACGtcgtttttattgttttatatcgTGATTTATGACTATCATAAAACCGCCATATTTGACCCCCCTTAATAGTCCGGAAAACAAACCATTGTACACTATACTGCTATGGGTGACGTCACACGATACAGATCAACCCCCTATACACTGTCAGTGGTGTTAACATAGCAAGCTCTACCAAGGCCTGAGCACCACTTACTCTGCACTAGCTCCTGCAGCAGGAACAGAGTCTGGATCTAAAACCACATTAAAAACTAAGGTGCTGCTGTAGCAGACTTTACACTGCATAGATTAAAGAAAAGGACAAATTCAGGATGTATTCACAAAGTGATTCGTTCAGATTCAACAGGAATTCAACCGACTATTCCCAGGATCCTTCAGTAAGTGGGACCATCCACTGTGACATCAGTGTGCCACTGTGGGCGTCCTCTGTCTTAAAGTGTTGAAACAAAGTCAAAGCAGAGTTGAGACTCAGGAGAGACTCTCAGGTTGACTAAAGCAGAACAGCAGGTGAATGTTCAGACTCACTGTCACTAGTGTCTTATCAGTAGTTTCAAAGCTGTGCATCATTTTTGACTTTGAAAAGGAAATGATACATCTGGGaacctttgttcaaactgtatCATGATAATGAATGTGTTCAGTATTACTACACTGACTTATGTCCATATGTGCTTGATGGTTAAGTTGCACATTGTGCTGGCTCAGTCCAAATTTAAGGTGGTTAAATTTTTAATGTACATCAAAAGGTAACACacttcttgtttgtgtgtatagtGGAAGCAGAGGAAGCATCATGATAAACTCAACAcaaatttcatatttcacacttGCTGCCTACTTTGATACAGGGGTTTTTAAATACTTACTTTTCACGTTAATTTTgtctttatatgtttttattgtttgtgccAATTTATTGCTGATTGTAGTGATCTGTATGAACAGAAGCTTACATGAGCCCATGTACATTTTAATGTGCAGCCTGTTTGTAAATGGACTGTATGGTAGTACATGGTTGTTTCCATTCCTTATGATTCAGATCTTTTTAGACAGTCACATTGTTTCTGCTTCAGTTTGTTTCCTGCAGATTTTCTGTGTTCACTCTTATGGAGCTGTAGAATATTTAAACTTAGCCTTCATGTCTTATGACCGATACCTTGCTATCTGTGATCCCTTACATTATAACACACGTATGACGTATAACAAGgttgtcatgtttatttttctaacatgGTTTTACCCTTGCCTTGGATTGTTAGTTTTGCTGTCTTTGGTTTTACCTTTACAGCTGTGTGGGAACATCATTTACAAAGTTTATTGCGATACCCACTCTGTTACCAAGCTTGCTTGCTTTAGCACCAGTTTAATTAACATTTATGGTCTCATGATTACTTTTAGCACAATTGTTGTCTGTTTACTTTCAATCATGTACACATACATGAGGATTCTTCAGGTGTGTCTTTCTGGTTCAGAACAGACCAGACAGAAAGCTGTCAGTACCTGCACACCTCACCTTGCTGCCCTTGTGAATTTTTCTGTCGGGGCTTGCTTTGAAATAATACAGAGTAGATTTAATATGAGCGGTGTACCAAATATGTTACgaatttttttatcattatacTTTCTTACATGCCCCCCGCTCTTCAATCCTGTAATGTACAGCctgaaaatgtccaaaatcCGTAACATATGTAAAAGTCTGATTTCGAAAGTGGACACTTCAAATTAAGTTGTCCTACATGTTTCTTATTTGCATTGAGCTGtatagaattgaattgaactgtgcTGTTCAACCAGTTTATTTCTGTGACCGCAAGAAGATTCCCAAAGTCATTGAAAGAATAGTGTGCACCATGTCATCTCAGACTGAGCAATGAGCTGAATGTACTATTGAAAGAGGTGGAATCAAAGTTACGTGTGCATTCAATACATATTAGGATATTAGTACTAA contains these protein-coding regions:
- the LOC113125276 gene encoding olfactory receptor 4D1-like, whose amino-acid sequence is MINSTQISYFTLAAYFDTGVFKYLLFTLILSLYVFIVCANLLLIVVICMNRSLHEPMYILMCSLFVNGLYGSTWLFPFLMIQIFLDSHIVSASVCFLQIFCVHSYGAVEYLNLAFMSYDRYLAICDPLHYNTRMTYNKVVMFIFLTWFYPCLGLLVLLSLVLPLQLCGNIIYKVYCDTHSVTKLACFSTSLINIYGLMITFSTIVVCLLSIMYTYMRILQVCLSGSEQTRQKAVSTCTPHLAALVNFSVGACFEIIQSRFNMSGVPNMLRIFLSLYFLTCPPLFNPVMYSLKMSKIRNICKSLISKVDTSN